The window ACCCCCATCGCCTCCACCCGGGTGGCTGCACCGGGCTTTCGCCAGGCCGAGCTTATCGTGGAGTGCCGGAAGATCTACTGGGATGACATGGAACCCGGCCACTTCCTCGATCCCCATATCGAAGAAAACTATCCCCAGAAGGACTACCACAGGATCTACTTTGGTGAGATCCTCGCGATTTCGGGAGAGAGAGCGTACCGGGTGTAGGAGACGAGGCGGGATGGAGGAGATGGATATACGAACCCACAGGAGAATCGACCAGGAGCTCTGCGGCACCCCCCTGGAGGTGGAAGGGGGAGTCAGCCGGGTTCGACTCCAGACCAGCAAGAAAATGGCTGTGGACGACTCAGGCCTCGTCCACGGGGGCTTCATCTTCGGCCTGGCCGACTATTCGGCCATGATAGCGGTCAATCATCCCAATGTGGTCCTCGGGGCTGCCGAGGTGAGATTCTTGAAACCGGTAAAGGCAGACCAGGCTCTGCTGGCCGAAGCAAAGGTGGATTCCGAACACGGGAAGAAACGGGTGGTCTCCGTGACAGTCAGGAGCGGTGATGCCGAGGTATTTGAGGGCAGGTTTGTCTGTTTCGTCCTCGATCAGCACGTGTTGAGCAAGGGAGAACCGTAGAACCATTTCAGCCAGCCATGCCCGCTCGCGACTCTCCGAGGCTCGGCTCGACGGGCAGAATCCATCTCTCTCCAAGAGCTATCGTGACTTTTCCGGCTGGAATCTGCTATGTTGGAAGAAGTAGAACCAGATAAGAGCCGCACCCGTTGCCGTGGGCCGGAGGCGTGTCGGACCGTTCACCGGAATGGAAACAGAGAGGCGTTTGAATGAAACAGACAGGTGGAAGATTCGCATGTTGAGAGAACTTTCAAACAGAGAGGGGAATCGAATCAGGCTCAGAGGAAGCATCATAATGATGGTTTCCCTTTTGGGTCTTATGCTTTACAGCACCGCCTGCAGTAGGGTGAGTCTGCGCCGGACTCCGGTCGTCAGGGTCGTGAGGGAATACTCCCCGGCGGTCGTAAACATAAGGACCGAGAGGGTCGTCGACCTGAAACAGTACCCGGAATGGGGGCAATACGGCGAGCAGCTTGACGCCTTTTTCAAGGAGTACTTCGGAGAGGACTATTCAGAAGGCATCTTGAAATACAAGGCCTTGGGCTCAGGTGTCATCGTGGACGGAACGGGCCTCATCGTCACAAACGCCCATGTGGTACAAAAGGCGACGAGCATCTATGTGGTCCTGAGAGATCACACCGTGCTCAAGGCAAAGGTCTCTCAGCTCGATCGGACCGACGATCTTGCCGTCATCAAAACAGAGCTTCCCAACCCCGTGGAGCAGGTGCCCTTCGCCGACATTCATGACGTTATGATAGGGGAGACGGTCATCGCCATAGGGAATCCTCTCGGCCTGGAGAACTCCGTCACCGTGGGTG of the Deltaproteobacteria bacterium genome contains:
- a CDS encoding thioesterase, which encodes MDIRTHRRIDQELCGTPLEVEGGVSRVRLQTSKKMAVDDSGLVHGGFIFGLADYSAMIAVNHPNVVLGAAEVRFLKPVKADQALLAEAKVDSEHGKKRVVSVTVRSGDAEVFEGRFVCFVLDQHVLSKGEP
- a CDS encoding trypsin-like peptidase domain-containing protein encodes the protein MLRELSNREGNRIRLRGSIIMMVSLLGLMLYSTACSRVSLRRTPVVRVVREYSPAVVNIRTERVVDLKQYPEWGQYGEQLDAFFKEYFGEDYSEGILKYKALGSGVIVDGTGLIVTNAHVVQKATSIYVVLRDHTVLKAKVSQLDRTDDLAVIKTELPNPVEQVPFADIHDVMIGETVIAIGNPLGLENSVTVGVISGKDRTFSSPQCEYVCSGLLQTDASINPGNSGGALLNLDGELIGVNLAVVRNAQNIGFAIPVDKIRRLLKQGGNPRIK